The sequence TCAATCAAATTTTTAGCTCAAATATGATAAAATACTCTAAAATTTAAATAAGGTAAAAAATTTATGGAAAAAAAGACAAACTTTTTAGAAAACATAATAAAAGATGATTTAAAAACAAAAAAGTATGAAAAAATTGTAACGAGATTTCCTCCTGAGCCAAATGGCTTTCCACATATCGGACATGCAAAATCAATATGCTTAAATTTTGGTCTTGCAAAAGAATTTAATGGGCTTTGTAACCTAAGAATGGATGATACAAACCCAACCACAGAAGAGACAAAGTATGTAAAAGCACTAGAAGATGCTGTTAAATGGCTAGGTTTTGAATATGATGGCGAAATAAGATACACATCTGATTATTTTCCTGAACTTTATGAATATGCAATTAAACTTATAAAAATGGGCAAAGCCTATGTTGATAGTATAAGTGAAGATGAGATGAGTGAGTTTCGTGGCACCGTTACAAGTGCGGGAAAAAGAAGTAAATTTGCAGAGCGAACAATAGAGGAAAATTTAGACCTTTTTGAACGCATGAAAAATGGTGAGTTTGAAAATGGTGCACATGTTTTAAGGGCTAAAATAGATATGAGCTCACCAAATATGCAGCTCCGCGATCCTTTGCTTTACAGAATCCGCCACGCAAGCCACTTTAGAACAGGCGATAAGTGGTGCATTTATCCGATGTATGATTTTGCTCATCCTTTGTCTGACTATCTTGAAGGCGTTACACATTCAATCTGCACTCTTGAGTTTGAAAATAATCGTGATATTTACAACTGGCTACTTGATACTCTAGGGCTTAGCCCACGCCCGTATCAATATGAGTTTGCAAGGCTAAATATGAACTACACTATGATGAGCAAAAGAAAGTTAATTGAACTTGTTAAAAGTGGTGTGGTTAGTGGCTGGGATGACCCAAGAATGCCTACCATTGCAGGATATAAAAGAAAAGGATATACAAAAGAAGCCATTGTAAACTTTTGCGAACAAATAGGAGTCGCAAAGGCAAACTCAACCGTTGATGTAAGCCAACTTGAGTTTTGTATAAGAGATGACTTAAATACAAAAGCACCAAGGGTTATGTGTGTACTTGAGCCACTAAAGGTTGTTATTGAAAACTACGAAGGAAGCGAGGAGCTAGAAGCGGACTATTTTCCACCTGATGTTGGCAAAAGTGGAAGTAGAAAACTTACTTTTTCAAAAGAAATTTACATCCAAAAAGATGATTTTAACGAAAATCCTCCAAAGGGGTATTATAGGTTAACTCCTACTCAAAGTGTTAGGTTAAAGCATGGTTACATAATAAGCTT is a genomic window of Campylobacter blaseri containing:
- a CDS encoding glutamine--tRNA ligase/YqeY domain fusion protein is translated as MEKKTNFLENIIKDDLKTKKYEKIVTRFPPEPNGFPHIGHAKSICLNFGLAKEFNGLCNLRMDDTNPTTEETKYVKALEDAVKWLGFEYDGEIRYTSDYFPELYEYAIKLIKMGKAYVDSISEDEMSEFRGTVTSAGKRSKFAERTIEENLDLFERMKNGEFENGAHVLRAKIDMSSPNMQLRDPLLYRIRHASHFRTGDKWCIYPMYDFAHPLSDYLEGVTHSICTLEFENNRDIYNWLLDTLGLSPRPYQYEFARLNMNYTMMSKRKLIELVKSGVVSGWDDPRMPTIAGYKRKGYTKEAIVNFCEQIGVAKANSTVDVSQLEFCIRDDLNTKAPRVMCVLEPLKVVIENYEGSEELEADYFPPDVGKSGSRKLTFSKEIYIQKDDFNENPPKGYYRLTPTQSVRLKHGYIISFKEAIKDSAGNITEIRAIYHPNSKSGNDTSGIKVKSAIQWVSAKTAKKVEVRLYDRLFLSDSPKSMDDLNPNSLIVVKNALIEPAVVTEKISQRFQFERLGYFYADPVDYSDEHPVFNKIVGLKDSWTKIEELKQEKKVKKEHTQGEVKPLSKEEEKRFSRYTNELNLNSEIANTLARDETLSNFFEKALLELNSPSNLANIITSQVAKELKSYDVDELKFTPVQISSLVKMLDDELISSKIAKDVFEIMAQTGDEPEKIVKEKGLIQISDVNVIMPIIDEVFAKNSENLEKYKAGNTNLFGFFVGAVLKATGGKANPKVVNELVKKKLD